A genomic window from Actinomycetaceae bacterium MB13-C1-2 includes:
- the msrB gene encoding peptide-methionine (R)-S-oxide reductase MsrB: MSHPKTEDEWKAKLTPFEFQVLRNAATERPGTGELLDEERPGTYYCKGCGQKLFDAGAKFDAGCGWPSFFQAYPGATTETTDYVLGYPRTEIRCSRCGSHLGHVFPDAPQTPTGMRYCMNSVALTFEPTDEGDPEPSAR, encoded by the coding sequence ATGAGTCACCCCAAGACCGAAGATGAGTGGAAGGCCAAGCTCACTCCCTTCGAGTTTCAGGTCCTAAGAAACGCCGCGACCGAGCGCCCCGGCACCGGTGAACTGCTGGACGAGGAGCGCCCTGGAACCTACTACTGCAAAGGTTGCGGCCAGAAGCTATTTGACGCCGGGGCCAAGTTCGATGCCGGTTGCGGATGGCCCAGCTTCTTCCAGGCCTACCCCGGTGCGACGACCGAGACCACCGATTACGTGCTCGGTTACCCTCGTACCGAAATTCGTTGTTCGAGGTGTGGTTCACACCTCGGTCACGTTTTTCCTGATGCCCCCCAGACCCCGACCGGCATGCGCTATTGCATGAACTCCGTCGCGCTCACTTTTGAGCCAACGGATGAGGGCGACCCCGAACCAAGCGCCCGGTAG
- a CDS encoding LL-diaminopimelate aminotransferase, protein MSMVNENYAKVPSSYLFSEVAKRVAAYQAEHPDQRLLRLGIGDVTRPLPQASVEALKAAADEQLTSEGFRGYGPEQGYPFLREAIAAGEYAQVGVEINPTDIFVSDGAKSDCGNIQELFASNATVAVADPVYPVYIDSNALSGRLGDYIDGRWTNLTYLPCNEDNGYKPPLPQSHVDLIYLCYPNNPTGATLTRAELKRWVDYARDNDSVILYDAAYRAFITEDDVPRSIYEIEGAKEVAIEFGSFSKTAGFTGLRCSWTVVPEELMVDGVALKPMWNRRQATKFNGVPYVVQRAAAAIYTPEGVEQTRESIEYYLRNAELIRSSLEEGGVSVSGGRNAPYVWFRCPGGMDSWEFFDLLLNRTQIVGTPGVGFGPAGEGCFRLTAFGTHEDTAEAVARLSALLQELAR, encoded by the coding sequence ATGTCGATGGTGAATGAGAACTATGCGAAGGTTCCTTCCTCGTACCTATTCAGTGAAGTGGCGAAGCGGGTCGCTGCTTATCAGGCCGAACACCCTGACCAGAGACTGCTCCGCCTTGGGATCGGTGACGTGACGAGGCCGCTCCCGCAAGCCAGCGTTGAGGCACTGAAAGCCGCGGCGGATGAACAGCTAACCAGCGAGGGTTTCCGCGGCTACGGCCCAGAGCAGGGATACCCGTTCCTGCGCGAGGCGATTGCCGCAGGCGAATATGCCCAGGTCGGAGTTGAGATCAATCCCACCGACATCTTCGTTAGCGACGGGGCCAAGTCGGACTGCGGAAACATTCAGGAGCTCTTCGCCTCGAACGCGACCGTAGCGGTAGCGGACCCGGTTTACCCGGTCTACATCGACTCGAACGCACTGTCAGGGCGCCTTGGTGACTACATCGATGGTCGTTGGACGAACCTCACCTACCTGCCCTGCAATGAAGATAACGGTTACAAGCCGCCGTTGCCGCAGAGCCATGTTGACCTTATTTACCTCTGCTATCCGAACAACCCAACGGGTGCCACGCTGACCCGCGCTGAACTGAAGCGGTGGGTTGACTACGCTCGCGACAACGACTCGGTGATCCTCTACGATGCGGCGTATCGAGCCTTCATTACCGAGGATGATGTTCCCCGCAGCATCTATGAGATTGAGGGCGCGAAAGAGGTCGCAATCGAGTTTGGCTCGTTCTCCAAGACTGCCGGATTTACCGGGTTGCGTTGCTCGTGGACTGTCGTTCCAGAGGAACTGATGGTCGATGGTGTGGCTTTGAAGCCTATGTGGAACCGCCGCCAGGCGACCAAGTTCAACGGGGTGCCCTACGTTGTGCAGCGGGCTGCTGCTGCGATCTACACGCCCGAGGGGGTAGAGCAGACTCGCGAGTCCATCGAGTATTACCTGCGGAATGCCGAGCTGATTCGCTCCTCGTTGGAGGAGGGCGGAGTCTCAGTTTCTGGCGGTAGGAACGCTCCCTACGTGTGGTTCCGTTGCCCGGGCGGAATGGACTCGTGGGAGTTCTTCGACCTGCTACTGAATCGGACCCAGATTGTCGGAACTCCGGGTGTCGGATTTGGTCCCGCGGGTGAGGGATGCTTCCGCCTCACAGCGTTCGGAACTCATGAGGATACGGCGGAGGCGGTTGCTCGCCTCAGCGCTCTGCTACAGGAACTTGCGCGGTAG
- a CDS encoding HNH endonuclease signature motif containing protein — translation MRECQIAGCARRVKARGFCDTHYHQDRRARGYKKPKRKISDPGVLDDFNAKILVRGDDECWPWEGGFNSKNYGVFSLEGVAKLAHRVAWEQANGPIPADMTVDHLCQNKKCMNTAHMEIVSRAENSRRAGRPLECRHGAPIIYKRDGVTVQDCQQCADDEAKAKRRQQERRDELAAENARRKAEVESWKSMSVEEWITETFRDPVDVVLEQVALPLWWSRLLAGWGVSDKTPLHAAAQLSGRIDLGVLVSICDAADYFRDELKIPELQKPTK, via the coding sequence ATGCGTGAATGTCAGATCGCGGGATGCGCTCGCAGAGTTAAAGCTAGAGGCTTCTGCGACACGCACTATCACCAGGATCGTCGCGCTCGCGGATACAAGAAGCCTAAACGCAAGATTTCCGATCCTGGCGTGCTCGATGATTTCAACGCGAAAATACTGGTTCGTGGCGACGACGAATGTTGGCCTTGGGAAGGCGGATTCAACAGCAAAAACTATGGGGTGTTCTCCCTTGAGGGTGTAGCCAAGCTCGCTCACCGTGTCGCGTGGGAGCAAGCGAACGGGCCGATCCCCGCTGACATGACCGTTGACCACTTGTGTCAAAACAAGAAGTGCATGAACACCGCGCACATGGAGATTGTGAGTCGCGCTGAGAACAGTCGCCGCGCTGGTCGACCACTCGAATGCAGACACGGCGCGCCGATTATTTATAAGCGTGACGGGGTGACTGTTCAGGACTGTCAGCAATGCGCGGATGACGAGGCAAAAGCGAAGCGCCGTCAACAAGAACGCCGGGATGAACTCGCCGCAGAGAACGCACGTCGGAAAGCCGAAGTTGAGTCGTGGAAGTCAATGAGTGTCGAGGAATGGATTACCGAGACTTTCCGTGATCCCGTCGATGTGGTCTTGGAGCAGGTGGCACTCCCGCTTTGGTGGTCGCGCCTACTTGCCGGATGGGGTGTCAGCGATAAAACGCCACTCCACGCGGCAGCTCAACTTTCAGGGCGAATCGATCTTGGGGTGCTAGTGAGCATCTGCGATGCCGCCGATTACTTTCGGGACGAACTCAAGATTCCCGAACTACAGAAACCAACTAAGTAA
- the bet gene encoding phage recombination protein Bet, translated as MSKDLTVSEGQTEFSEQQIAVLSQIGVQDASDADLAVFFHQVQRTGLDPFARQIYMIGRRQKVWDPETRQERWTTKQTIQTGIDGFRLIARRAADKSGEALSISQPYFATPDGKWLDFWPYDKPPIAAKVMVKRGDGEFPAVAMFREYAGTTSKGELTRMWATKPSVMIGKCAEALALRKAFPLDLSGLYTTDEMDQAEEATDTSSGRAHTRIEQKPHTPDTPLASQELIDEINAYAKELHMGRDQIRAVMKHCGQDPDVQGTPTVEVAEAMAEHLRGQRDKRLADQARTQAEDDSQEVIDAEIVEDAEAGDPV; from the coding sequence ATGAGTAAAGACCTAACGGTCAGCGAGGGGCAAACCGAGTTCAGTGAACAGCAGATCGCTGTCCTTTCCCAGATAGGGGTACAAGATGCCTCTGACGCCGACCTTGCCGTTTTCTTCCACCAGGTGCAACGCACCGGACTGGACCCTTTCGCCCGCCAAATTTACATGATCGGGCGTAGACAAAAAGTGTGGGACCCCGAAACTCGGCAAGAGCGTTGGACCACGAAGCAGACCATTCAAACCGGGATTGACGGGTTTCGCCTAATCGCTAGGAGAGCCGCTGATAAAAGCGGTGAAGCCCTATCTATCAGTCAACCGTATTTCGCTACCCCGGACGGCAAGTGGTTGGACTTCTGGCCCTACGACAAGCCTCCGATAGCGGCGAAGGTCATGGTCAAACGCGGGGACGGGGAGTTCCCGGCTGTTGCTATGTTCCGTGAATATGCGGGCACCACCAGTAAGGGCGAATTGACGCGCATGTGGGCAACCAAGCCTTCCGTGATGATCGGTAAGTGCGCGGAGGCTCTGGCCCTGCGCAAAGCCTTCCCCCTGGACTTGTCGGGCCTATACACGACCGACGAAATGGATCAGGCAGAAGAGGCCACGGACACATCCTCCGGGCGGGCTCACACCAGGATCGAGCAGAAGCCACACACCCCTGATACTCCGCTGGCATCCCAGGAACTAATTGACGAGATCAACGCCTACGCGAAAGAACTTCACATGGGCCGCGACCAGATACGAGCCGTCATGAAGCATTGCGGGCAAGACCCAGATGTGCAAGGCACTCCCACCGTGGAAGTTGCCGAAGCGATGGCCGAGCATTTGCGCGGGCAACGAGATAAGAGGCTCGCGGACCAAGCGCGCACGCAAGCCGAGGACGACAGTCAGGAAGTCATCGACGCCGAAATCGTAGAAGACGCGGAGGCCGGTGACCCCGTATGA
- a CDS encoding homoserine dehydrogenase, producing the protein MKTVKIALLGAGTVGSQVFRLLQEQDADLDARAGADLQVASVVVRNVAAERDVAIPADLLTTDADDAIDGADLVIELIGGINPAREYVMRALEQGKTVVTGNKALLAAHGPELNQAVADHGGSLYYEAAVAGAVPVVYGLRESLAGDRITGVFGIVNGTTNFILDSMASTGASYEDALAEAQRLGFAEADPTADVEGLDAAAKCAILASLAFHTRVSIDDVSVEGITKVTADDIAEAAAAGYVIKLLAIAERAETGAGEEAVSVRVHPSLVPVGHPLASVAGAFNAIVVEGEAAGRLMFYGQGAGGAPTASAVLSDVVAAAHHIAHGGGAPQELAYANLPILSADEAETRYQIRLAVEDRAGVLSEVARVFADNGVSIQTVQQGERDGESTNLLIATHRATEGALRKVVATLSALPAVARVDSTLRIEG; encoded by the coding sequence ATGAAGACCGTAAAGATTGCACTGCTAGGTGCGGGAACCGTTGGATCGCAGGTCTTCCGCCTGCTCCAGGAGCAGGACGCTGATCTGGATGCGCGTGCTGGTGCTGATCTGCAGGTCGCGTCAGTGGTTGTGCGGAATGTGGCTGCTGAGAGGGATGTTGCGATTCCCGCCGATCTCCTGACAACGGATGCCGATGACGCGATTGATGGCGCTGATCTGGTGATTGAGTTGATCGGTGGCATCAATCCGGCTCGCGAATACGTAATGCGTGCGCTCGAGCAGGGAAAGACCGTTGTTACAGGAAACAAGGCGTTGCTTGCCGCTCACGGCCCTGAGTTGAATCAGGCGGTGGCTGATCATGGCGGGAGCCTCTATTACGAGGCGGCTGTCGCCGGGGCAGTTCCGGTTGTTTATGGTCTGCGGGAGTCGCTCGCGGGCGACCGGATTACCGGGGTCTTCGGAATCGTCAACGGGACGACCAACTTTATCTTGGACTCGATGGCGAGTACGGGCGCCTCGTACGAGGATGCCCTAGCGGAAGCCCAGCGCCTCGGATTCGCGGAGGCCGACCCAACGGCCGATGTTGAGGGCTTGGATGCGGCGGCGAAGTGCGCGATCTTAGCGTCACTCGCTTTCCACACGCGGGTCAGCATCGACGACGTTTCGGTTGAGGGAATCACGAAGGTCACCGCTGATGACATCGCCGAGGCGGCTGCGGCAGGATACGTGATCAAGCTCCTGGCGATCGCTGAGCGCGCCGAAACTGGGGCCGGTGAAGAAGCAGTGTCGGTGCGGGTTCACCCGAGCCTGGTTCCGGTCGGTCACCCATTGGCGTCGGTGGCAGGCGCCTTCAATGCCATTGTCGTTGAGGGCGAGGCTGCGGGACGCCTGATGTTCTATGGGCAGGGTGCGGGTGGTGCTCCGACGGCCTCGGCGGTGTTATCGGACGTGGTGGCGGCGGCGCATCACATCGCTCACGGCGGCGGCGCTCCGCAGGAACTGGCTTATGCGAACCTCCCGATCCTCAGCGCCGATGAGGCAGAGACTCGCTACCAGATCAGGCTGGCGGTTGAGGATCGTGCGGGCGTGCTCTCTGAGGTTGCTCGGGTGTTCGCTGACAACGGGGTGTCGATCCAGACGGTGCAGCAGGGTGAGAGGGATGGTGAGTCAACCAACCTCCTAATAGCTACGCACCGCGCGACGGAGGGCGCGCTACGGAAGGTGGTTGCGACCCTCTCGGCATTGCCGGCGGTGGCCCGAGTGGATTCGACTCTGCGAATCGAGGGCTGA
- the nudC gene encoding NAD(+) diphosphatase translates to MISELPMGRGAVDAMGYERASFTFADLNGQPWVGHVVDPAGRVLIRNGRLAEVMDGAGEPLLLGRTTDGIVHLVWVVPTEPNTPGTANFVANVPRSSGTDLAPSLALAEATLVPLTQIAAELSADDSQLASRAVALAKWHATFRFCPRCGAPVVPVEAGWASQCTNCGAIEYPRMDPVVIMRVTDAKERLLLASNATWPERRMSLPAGYVEAGETPPQAVDRELWEEVQLRVENTEYLASQVWPGPRSLMLAFSATIRGGTADPVPDGVEIREARFFSKRELIRAFDTGDVLGPGPSSIAYAVINDWLGA, encoded by the coding sequence TTGATTAGTGAGTTACCCATGGGGCGCGGAGCCGTTGACGCTATGGGTTATGAGCGCGCGAGTTTCACGTTCGCGGACCTAAATGGTCAGCCATGGGTAGGTCACGTTGTTGACCCGGCTGGGAGGGTCTTAATTCGGAACGGTCGCCTCGCAGAAGTTATGGACGGTGCGGGTGAACCGCTCCTACTGGGGAGAACGACCGATGGGATCGTCCACTTGGTGTGGGTGGTCCCAACGGAACCGAATACGCCAGGCACTGCTAACTTCGTCGCAAATGTACCCCGGTCGTCCGGCACAGACTTGGCGCCGTCGTTGGCGTTGGCAGAAGCTACCCTTGTCCCACTAACTCAGATCGCTGCGGAACTTTCGGCCGACGATTCGCAGCTAGCGTCCCGCGCCGTCGCGCTTGCTAAGTGGCACGCGACTTTTAGGTTCTGCCCGCGTTGCGGGGCCCCCGTTGTCCCGGTTGAGGCTGGTTGGGCGAGTCAGTGCACCAATTGTGGCGCGATCGAGTATCCGCGAATGGACCCGGTAGTGATCATGCGGGTGACCGACGCGAAAGAGCGGCTACTCCTCGCAAGCAACGCCACTTGGCCGGAACGCCGGATGTCGCTTCCTGCCGGTTACGTCGAAGCGGGGGAGACTCCACCCCAGGCGGTGGACCGAGAACTCTGGGAAGAGGTGCAACTTCGCGTTGAGAACACAGAATACCTAGCCTCCCAGGTTTGGCCCGGTCCAAGGTCTCTGATGTTGGCGTTCTCGGCGACGATCCGCGGCGGGACCGCAGACCCGGTGCCGGACGGGGTGGAGATTCGTGAGGCCCGATTTTTCTCGAAGAGGGAACTGATCAGAGCCTTCGATACCGGCGACGTACTGGGTCCGGGTCCAAGCTCAATCGCGTACGCAGTAATAAACGACTGGCTGGGAGCCTAG
- a CDS encoding DNA-3-methyladenine glycosylase, protein MSNDSFQGSLVLPHSFYERETLEVARDLIGCRLHRKLPEELGGEILVGQIIETEGYLGEFDDAAHTARGRTKRNQVMFGPPGFTYVYFIYGMHWNLNVVTMPEGIGQGVLIRGVVPIQGEKTMAKLRGRPKPLADGPGKLCQAFAITGDDYGTDLTGDQIFITERTSPVNVRTTPRIGIDYATNKHEPWRFIDSDRVRR, encoded by the coding sequence ATGTCCAATGATTCGTTCCAGGGTTCGCTGGTGCTTCCCCACTCTTTCTATGAAAGGGAGACGCTGGAGGTTGCCCGCGACCTGATCGGCTGTCGCCTGCACAGGAAGCTGCCGGAGGAACTGGGCGGGGAAATCCTCGTCGGGCAGATCATCGAGACCGAAGGCTATCTTGGGGAGTTCGACGATGCCGCCCATACTGCTCGCGGCAGGACCAAAAGAAACCAGGTGATGTTTGGTCCGCCTGGATTCACCTACGTCTATTTCATCTATGGGATGCACTGGAACCTGAACGTTGTAACAATGCCGGAGGGGATCGGCCAGGGTGTCCTCATTCGCGGCGTGGTTCCAATCCAGGGTGAGAAGACGATGGCCAAGCTTCGCGGGCGACCGAAGCCTCTGGCGGACGGACCGGGCAAACTGTGCCAGGCATTTGCGATCACCGGGGACGACTACGGCACGGACCTAACCGGTGATCAAATCTTCATCACCGAGAGAACCAGCCCGGTGAACGTTCGTACCACTCCCCGAATCGGAATCGACTACGCAACCAACAAACACGAGCCCTGGCGGTTCATAGACTCGGATAGGGTCCGACGCTGA
- the purU gene encoding formyltetrahydrofolate deformylase: MTQPQLPLNHDHACLVVHGPDTPGIVAAVSAMITRNGGNILSLDQFATDEEERPMFFQRIVFLKPQLVASQPDLEADIARTLEPFGLDWYLRDMEVPKRMAILASKQDHCLLDLLWRYRRSELPVSIPMVISNHTDTAEDVRSLGIPFFHVPSQKGPDKAKSEAEILALLKGNVDFVVLARYMQILSSDFLKELGVPVINIHHSFLPAFIGANPYKKAKERGVKLIGATSHYVTEDLDEGPIIEQDTIRVSHKDSIAELARRGADVERQVLARAVLWHAEDRVIRNENQTIVF; encoded by the coding sequence ATGACTCAACCGCAACTTCCCCTGAACCACGACCATGCGTGCCTGGTTGTGCACGGCCCCGACACCCCGGGGATTGTCGCCGCCGTTTCCGCGATGATTACCCGCAACGGGGGCAATATTCTCTCCCTTGACCAGTTTGCGACGGACGAGGAGGAGCGGCCAATGTTCTTCCAGCGCATCGTCTTCCTGAAACCTCAGTTGGTCGCCAGTCAACCTGATCTTGAGGCGGACATTGCGAGGACGCTTGAGCCGTTTGGTCTCGACTGGTATCTGCGCGACATGGAGGTTCCTAAGCGCATGGCGATCCTAGCCAGTAAGCAAGATCATTGCTTGCTCGATCTGCTGTGGAGGTATCGCCGTAGCGAGTTGCCGGTGAGTATCCCAATGGTTATTTCGAACCACACGGATACGGCAGAGGACGTGCGTTCCCTCGGTATCCCGTTCTTCCATGTCCCCAGCCAGAAGGGGCCGGACAAGGCAAAGTCGGAGGCAGAGATTCTTGCGCTTCTAAAAGGCAACGTCGACTTCGTTGTCCTTGCGCGTTACATGCAGATTCTTTCAAGTGATTTTCTCAAGGAGCTGGGGGTTCCGGTGATCAACATCCACCACTCGTTCCTCCCCGCGTTTATCGGAGCTAACCCCTACAAGAAGGCGAAGGAGCGCGGCGTCAAGCTGATCGGCGCCACCTCGCACTACGTAACTGAGGATTTGGACGAGGGGCCGATCATCGAGCAGGACACCATCCGTGTCAGCCACAAGGATTCGATAGCCGAGTTGGCTCGTCGCGGCGCTGATGTTGAGCGTCAGGTACTGGCCCGCGCCGTCCTGTGGCACGCCGAGGACCGAGTCATTCGGAACGAGAACCAGACGATCGTCTTCTGA
- a CDS encoding diaminopimelate decarboxylase produces the protein MPRPAPSLQKLREIAAEIPTPFHLYDAKGIRDNVRALQEAFSWNPGFKEYFAVKATPNPAILHLLKDMGCGVDCSSYTELLLADAVGFKGHEIMFSSNVTPAEEYQLASELGVIINLDDISHIEFLAENGGIPEEISLRYNPGGDFKLGTRVMGDPGDAKYGLTPEQMPVAINRLKELGVKRFGIHSFLASNTTDNEYYPALAKILFQLVVDLSEECDAEFFLVNLSGGIGIPYEPGKAGPDVAVIGKMVEKAYNETIVAAGLPELAVVTELGRYITGPNGWLVATAIHEKNIHKHYIGLDASSVNLLRPAMYGAYHHVTVPGKEDAPLDHVYDVTGSLCENNDKLAIDRALPEIEIGDLVVVHDTGAHGHSMGYNYNGKLRSAEVLFEEDGSFRMIRRAETPRDYFATVAGFEVTDDLGKPEIDPLRSKK, from the coding sequence ATGCCTCGTCCCGCACCCTCACTCCAGAAGCTACGCGAGATAGCCGCAGAGATTCCCACGCCCTTCCATCTTTACGACGCAAAGGGGATTCGCGACAACGTTCGCGCTCTGCAAGAGGCGTTCTCGTGGAATCCGGGTTTCAAGGAGTACTTCGCGGTGAAAGCGACTCCAAACCCTGCGATCCTCCACCTCCTGAAGGATATGGGATGCGGAGTGGACTGCTCCTCGTACACCGAACTGCTATTGGCGGACGCGGTGGGATTCAAAGGGCACGAAATCATGTTTTCCTCGAACGTGACTCCGGCCGAGGAGTATCAGCTGGCCAGCGAACTGGGTGTCATCATCAACCTGGACGACATCAGCCACATTGAGTTCCTCGCCGAGAATGGCGGAATTCCAGAGGAAATTAGCCTGCGGTATAACCCGGGCGGTGACTTCAAGCTGGGGACGCGCGTGATGGGAGACCCAGGAGACGCGAAGTACGGGCTGACACCTGAACAAATGCCGGTCGCGATCAACCGGTTGAAGGAACTAGGGGTGAAGCGGTTCGGAATCCACTCGTTCCTCGCCTCAAACACCACGGACAACGAATACTATCCGGCACTGGCGAAGATCCTCTTCCAGTTGGTCGTCGACTTGAGCGAGGAGTGCGACGCGGAGTTCTTCCTGGTGAACCTTTCCGGTGGCATTGGAATCCCTTACGAACCAGGGAAAGCGGGACCGGACGTTGCCGTCATCGGGAAAATGGTTGAGAAGGCGTACAACGAGACCATCGTGGCGGCGGGGTTGCCTGAGCTTGCGGTGGTCACGGAACTTGGCCGCTACATCACAGGGCCGAACGGATGGCTGGTTGCGACAGCGATCCACGAGAAGAACATTCACAAGCACTACATCGGGTTGGATGCCAGTTCGGTGAACCTACTGCGCCCAGCGATGTATGGCGCCTACCACCACGTGACGGTTCCAGGGAAAGAGGACGCACCCCTCGACCACGTATATGACGTCACGGGGTCGCTGTGCGAGAACAACGACAAGCTGGCGATAGATCGGGCACTACCCGAGATTGAAATTGGGGATCTGGTCGTCGTCCACGACACCGGCGCGCACGGACACTCGATGGGGTACAACTACAACGGCAAGCTCCGTTCGGCGGAAGTACTGTTTGAAGAGGACGGATCTTTCCGGATGATCCGCCGCGCTGAGACGCCTCGTGACTACTTCGCGACGGTGGCAGGGTTTGAGGTGACCGACGACCTCGGTAAACCGGAGATCGATCCGCTCAGGAGTAAGAAGTGA
- a CDS encoding EamA family transporter, with protein sequence MASESTAARRRLPVPALFVSSGIFTYVGAAIAVGLFVLMPPTGVVWWRMALGAVVLLLLWRPWKQAWTPKAVLVAVVFGLVLGAMNALFYEAIARMPMGAAVSVEFIGPVIVAVVRGRGWTPRIAAVLALVGIFMIGGWGVDLSNPTVRTGFFFILGAAVAWACYISLGSYISRRRPTGPSLALGLSAATIIYLPVFFADAFHVHFTGNLVLMLIGVGVLSTALPYSIDAIAFGRISDATFALLTSLLPLTSVIVGAIMLRQIPNAFEISGMILVSVAVWLANRVPRRRRSAKGAVTATTPELVEPVSGVVSPADVGESEVIEIGRPEKEKL encoded by the coding sequence GTGGCGTCCGAGTCTACAGCGGCGCGCCGCCGACTGCCGGTACCGGCGCTCTTCGTTTCCTCTGGCATCTTCACATACGTTGGTGCGGCTATCGCGGTGGGTCTTTTTGTCCTAATGCCGCCGACCGGCGTTGTTTGGTGGCGGATGGCGCTGGGTGCCGTTGTCCTCCTGCTCCTGTGGCGTCCGTGGAAGCAGGCATGGACTCCGAAAGCGGTACTGGTTGCTGTCGTTTTCGGTCTGGTGCTCGGAGCCATGAACGCCCTCTTTTACGAGGCGATCGCCCGCATGCCGATGGGGGCCGCCGTCTCAGTCGAGTTCATTGGACCAGTCATCGTCGCAGTTGTTCGTGGACGAGGGTGGACCCCTCGTATCGCCGCTGTGCTTGCCCTCGTCGGAATATTCATGATCGGCGGTTGGGGTGTTGATCTTTCCAACCCGACAGTTCGCACCGGCTTCTTCTTCATCCTTGGGGCGGCCGTTGCCTGGGCTTGTTACATCTCGCTGGGCTCGTATATTTCGAGGCGTAGACCAACCGGGCCGTCGCTGGCGCTTGGATTGAGCGCGGCTACCATCATCTATCTGCCGGTCTTCTTTGCAGACGCATTTCACGTGCATTTCACGGGGAACCTAGTCCTGATGCTGATAGGCGTTGGGGTCCTCTCCACCGCACTTCCATACTCGATTGATGCGATCGCTTTTGGGCGCATCAGCGACGCGACGTTTGCGCTACTGACTTCGCTACTACCGCTGACCTCCGTGATTGTCGGGGCGATAATGCTTCGTCAAATCCCCAATGCTTTTGAGATTTCTGGGATGATTCTGGTTTCTGTTGCCGTTTGGCTGGCCAATCGGGTCCCGAGGAGGCGAAGGTCAGCCAAGGGCGCGGTCACGGCCACAACACCGGAGTTGGTTGAACCGGTGAGCGGCGTGGTTTCGCCTGCTGACGTGGGAGAATCAGAGGTAATTGAAATCGGGAGACCTGAGAAGGAGAAGCTGTGA
- a CDS encoding DUF6782 family putative metallopeptidase produces the protein MVSSKENTLLDLLSREGVTVLEAELDGAWGYYDHAAKTIYLQSGMTSGHRLATLAHETHHCQRGDLGPQSQVIEDRINEEVALALIDPVDYAWAESQVGYHTGGLAALLDVPKWTVRAYRRVLARRLAA, from the coding sequence GTGGTGAGTAGCAAAGAGAACACCCTCCTAGACTTGCTCAGTCGGGAGGGTGTCACTGTCCTAGAAGCAGAGCTAGACGGAGCGTGGGGCTACTACGATCACGCCGCCAAGACCATCTACCTGCAATCAGGGATGACCAGCGGACACCGCTTAGCGACACTTGCTCACGAAACTCACCATTGCCAGCGCGGCGACCTAGGACCGCAGTCTCAGGTCATCGAGGACCGAATCAATGAGGAAGTCGCTCTGGCCCTTATTGACCCGGTTGACTATGCGTGGGCGGAGTCCCAGGTTGGCTACCACACGGGCGGACTAGCGGCCTTGCTTGATGTCCCCAAGTGGACGGTGCGAGCTTATCGGCGTGTGTTGGCGCGAAGGCTGGCGGCTTAG
- the dapB gene encoding 4-hydroxy-tetrahydrodipicolinate reductase: MTRIVLNGVGKLGQAVITAAKDKQDGVVIVAAVDPHAVDDKARPFYRTLEDVREEFDVIVDASRAEGLDSVLNYAMKTDKPVVIAATGHNDAQLALLQEAAETIPVFKSANLSFGVSVLRKLTEDAGRMLGPVDAEIIEAHHRMKVDAPSGTALTLAETLRDATDPDRPFVYGRTPDDDQPRGGEIGIHAVRGGTVVGEHSVLFLLDDEIIELRHVAQSRQVFGNGAVRAAKFVAGKAPGLYGMDDLLETAGEEKDN, from the coding sequence TTGACTCGGATTGTCCTAAACGGAGTCGGCAAGCTAGGGCAGGCTGTGATCACCGCAGCCAAAGATAAGCAGGACGGCGTTGTCATTGTCGCCGCAGTTGATCCCCATGCTGTAGACGACAAGGCGCGCCCCTTCTACAGAACTCTTGAGGACGTTCGCGAAGAGTTCGACGTGATCGTTGATGCTTCACGCGCGGAGGGGCTGGACTCGGTTCTGAACTATGCGATGAAGACTGACAAACCAGTTGTCATCGCTGCAACCGGTCACAACGATGCTCAGTTGGCGCTTCTTCAGGAAGCGGCGGAGACTATTCCCGTTTTCAAGTCTGCCAACCTCTCATTCGGAGTTAGTGTCTTGCGTAAGCTCACCGAAGACGCCGGCCGGATGCTCGGTCCCGTCGATGCCGAGATCATTGAGGCACATCACCGAATGAAGGTTGATGCTCCCTCGGGCACGGCCCTGACGTTGGCGGAGACGCTCCGAGACGCCACCGATCCAGATCGCCCGTTTGTGTACGGGCGAACCCCCGACGATGACCAGCCTCGTGGAGGCGAAATCGGCATCCATGCGGTCCGCGGCGGAACGGTGGTTGGGGAGCACTCGGTCCTCTTCCTTCTTGATGACGAGATTATCGAACTGCGCCATGTTGCCCAGTCACGCCAGGTGTTCGGAAACGGTGCGGTTCGGGCAGCCAAGTTTGTGGCCGGGAAAGCGCCGGGTCTCTACGGAATGGATGACCTACTCGAAACTGCGGGTGAGGAGAAGGACAACTGA